One Ammospiza caudacuta isolate bAmmCau1 chromosome 11, bAmmCau1.pri, whole genome shotgun sequence genomic window carries:
- the LOC131562400 gene encoding HAUS augmin-like complex subunit 5 isoform X1, which produces MMAEALERWLREEMELPASAIPSPAALRRLCSGPAAPIWDYVTRHVRNQRNAKKIRGNLRLYGHLQELEAAPAPPGQQGALRAALQRLQNEVRDLGDAVADAQETAQRLDASLEEAQSWRWAELQRGAELRLLGAEPGPAGLQDGHERALRAIHKRPGQSREELSAILAAGAEPEVLVSIKALCKAREVEFQRPRPHRAANHPGKAQEARDCSEQAEAVLIGHSPEVVLWALEVLANQSTRDLLACPTPSAEAPPTLKSLLQECWGSVGEVWGALPPLLSHLSHLKGQLGTHLERGMGNNEVLSPKYPKNPKWSQKFPGTHLERGMGNDGVTRLFLLQEGLLAYRASLGRALTQLQQELQNPPQEPQKPQNSASKPQNPQNSAPKSQNLDPKSSDLASKSAPKSALKPQNLDPKSPKLDPKSQNLDPKSPNLVPNSADLTPNSAPEQLRQQLWKGRGRVLHLQQHLRFLSAATRGRRAALKPLQEQVVGMAQAGPGSALPPLEGERLRRRQLALGALGALGEEPRPPAQARPPLRGLAQEMGVAQGSLLSQVAILRQQLRQGALRLRWGAGPALGVEPEPLAPPPLTVDVAELLARLRLVREGCEQRIRVWPRLQELVSQWWAQPAQWVLAMPPGCAPFSHWLQRWRAAAYALQATPIPEEAPPTPEEALPTVGKGEE; this is translated from the exons ATGATGGCGGAGGCGCTGGAGCGCTGGCTTCgggaggagatggagctgcCGGCCTCCGCCATCCCCTCCCCGGCCGCGCTCCGCAG gctctgctccggccccgcagcccccatTTGGGATTACGTCACCCGCCACGTCCGGAACCAGCG GAACGCGAAGAAGATCCGAGGAAATCTGCGCTT GTACgggcacctgcaggagctggag GCCGCTCCGGCTCCGCcgggccagcagggggcgctgcgcGCGGCCCTGCAGCGGCTCCAGAACGAGGTGCGGGACCTGGGGGACGCCGTTGCGGACGCACAGGAAACGGCGCAGCGCCTCG ACGCCTCGCTGGAGGAGGCGCAGAGCTGGCGGTGGGCGGAGCTTCAGCGAGGGGCGGAGCTTCGGCTGCTGGGGGCGGAGCCGGGCCCCGCTGGGCTGCAGGATGGCCACGAGAGGGCGCTGAGGGCAATCCATAAAAG GCCGGGCCAATCCCGGGAGGAGCTGTCGGCCATCTTGGCCGCAGGGGCGGAGCCGGAAGTGCTG GTGTCAATCAAGGCCCTGTGCAAGGCCAGGGAGGTGGAGTTCCAGAGACCACGCCCACACAG AGCTGCCAATCACCCCGGGAAGGCTCAGGAGGCTCGAGATTGTTCGGAACAGGCTGAG GCTGTACTGATTGGCCACAGCCCAGAGGTGGTGCTTTGGGCGCTGGAGGTCCTGGCCAATCAGAGCACAAG AGATCTTCTGGCTTGCCCCACCCCCTCAGCCGAGGCCCCGCCCACCCTGAAGAGCCTCCTGCAG gagTGCTGGGGGTCCGTGGGGGAGGTGTGGGGGGCGCTGCCccccctcctgtcccacctgtcccacctgaAGGGGCAGCTGGGGACGCACCTGGAGCGGGGGATGGGCAACAATGAAGTCCTCAG cccaaaataccccaaaaatcccaaatggtcccaaaaattccctgggacacacctggagcGGGGGATGGGCAACGATGGAGTCACCAG gctgttcctgctccaggaggggCTCTTGGCCTACCGGGCctccctgggccgggcgctgacccagctgcagcaggagctccaaaatccaccccaggaaccccaaaaaccccaaaattcggcctcaaaacctcaaaatccacaaaattcagccccaaaatcccaaaatttggacCCAAAATCCTCAGATTTGGCCTCAAAATCAGCTCCAAAATCTgctctaaaaccccaaaatttagATCCTAAATCCCCGAAATTggacccaaaatcccaaaatttggatcctaaatccccaaatctggTCCCAAATTCCGCGGATTTGACCCCAAACTCGGCCCCGGAGCAGCTCCggcagcagctgtggaaggGGAGGGGCCGAGTG ctccatttgCAGCAGCACCTGCGGTTCCTGAGCGCCGCCACCAGGGGGCGCCGAGCGGCGCTGAAACcgctgcaggagcag GTTGTGGGCATGGCAcaggcggggccgggctcggccCTTCCCCCTCTGGAGGGGGAGAGGCTGCGGCGCCggcagctggcactgggagcactgggagcactgggagaggagCCCCGCCCCCCGGCACAGGCCAGGCCCCCTCTGCgggggctggcacaggagatGGGCGTGGCTCAG GGCTCGCTGCTGTCCCAGGTGGCAATCTTGCGTCAGCAGCTccgccagggggcgctgcgCCTGCGCTGGGGGGCGGGGCCTGCCCTGGGGGTGGAGCCAGAGccgctggccccgcccccgctCACCGTGGATGTGGCCGAGCTGCTGGCCCGGCTGCGATTGGTCAGAGAAGGCTGTGAGCAGCGAATCAGGGTCTGGCCCCGCCTCCAGGAGCTCGTCAGCCAATG GTGGGCCCAGCCAGCTCAGTGGGTCCTGGCCATGCCCCCTGGCTGCGCCCCCTTCTCCCATTGGCTGCAGCGCTGGAGAGCCGCCGCCTACGCCCTGCAGGCCACGCCCATCCCCGAGGAGGCCCCACCCACCCCCGAGGAGGCCCTGCCCACCGTTGGGAAGGGGGAGGAGTAA
- the LOC131562400 gene encoding HAUS augmin-like complex subunit 5 isoform X2 — MMAEALERWLREEMELPASAIPSPAALRRLCSGPAAPIWDYVTRHVRNQRNAKKIRGNLRLYGHLQELEAAPAPPGQQGALRAALQRLQNEVRDLGDAVADAQETAQRLDASLEEAQSWRWAELQRGAELRLLGAEPGPAGLQDGHERALRAIHKRPGQSREELSAILAAGAEPEVLVSIKALCKAREVEFQRPRPHRAANHPGKAQEARDCSEQAEAVLIGHSPEVVLWALEVLANQSTRDLLACPTPSAEAPPTLKSLLQECWGSVGEVWGALPPLLSHLSHLKGQLGTHLERGMGNNEVLRLFLLQEGLLAYRASLGRALTQLQQELQNPPQEPQKPQNSASKPQNPQNSAPKSQNLDPKSSDLASKSAPKSALKPQNLDPKSPKLDPKSQNLDPKSPNLVPNSADLTPNSAPEQLRQQLWKGRGRVLHLQQHLRFLSAATRGRRAALKPLQEQVVGMAQAGPGSALPPLEGERLRRRQLALGALGALGEEPRPPAQARPPLRGLAQEMGVAQGSLLSQVAILRQQLRQGALRLRWGAGPALGVEPEPLAPPPLTVDVAELLARLRLVREGCEQRIRVWPRLQELVSQWWAQPAQWVLAMPPGCAPFSHWLQRWRAAAYALQATPIPEEAPPTPEEALPTVGKGEE, encoded by the exons ATGATGGCGGAGGCGCTGGAGCGCTGGCTTCgggaggagatggagctgcCGGCCTCCGCCATCCCCTCCCCGGCCGCGCTCCGCAG gctctgctccggccccgcagcccccatTTGGGATTACGTCACCCGCCACGTCCGGAACCAGCG GAACGCGAAGAAGATCCGAGGAAATCTGCGCTT GTACgggcacctgcaggagctggag GCCGCTCCGGCTCCGCcgggccagcagggggcgctgcgcGCGGCCCTGCAGCGGCTCCAGAACGAGGTGCGGGACCTGGGGGACGCCGTTGCGGACGCACAGGAAACGGCGCAGCGCCTCG ACGCCTCGCTGGAGGAGGCGCAGAGCTGGCGGTGGGCGGAGCTTCAGCGAGGGGCGGAGCTTCGGCTGCTGGGGGCGGAGCCGGGCCCCGCTGGGCTGCAGGATGGCCACGAGAGGGCGCTGAGGGCAATCCATAAAAG GCCGGGCCAATCCCGGGAGGAGCTGTCGGCCATCTTGGCCGCAGGGGCGGAGCCGGAAGTGCTG GTGTCAATCAAGGCCCTGTGCAAGGCCAGGGAGGTGGAGTTCCAGAGACCACGCCCACACAG AGCTGCCAATCACCCCGGGAAGGCTCAGGAGGCTCGAGATTGTTCGGAACAGGCTGAG GCTGTACTGATTGGCCACAGCCCAGAGGTGGTGCTTTGGGCGCTGGAGGTCCTGGCCAATCAGAGCACAAG AGATCTTCTGGCTTGCCCCACCCCCTCAGCCGAGGCCCCGCCCACCCTGAAGAGCCTCCTGCAG gagTGCTGGGGGTCCGTGGGGGAGGTGTGGGGGGCGCTGCCccccctcctgtcccacctgtcccacctgaAGGGGCAGCTGGGGACGCACCTGGAGCGGGGGATGGGCAACAATGAAGTCCTCAG gctgttcctgctccaggaggggCTCTTGGCCTACCGGGCctccctgggccgggcgctgacccagctgcagcaggagctccaaaatccaccccaggaaccccaaaaaccccaaaattcggcctcaaaacctcaaaatccacaaaattcagccccaaaatcccaaaatttggacCCAAAATCCTCAGATTTGGCCTCAAAATCAGCTCCAAAATCTgctctaaaaccccaaaatttagATCCTAAATCCCCGAAATTggacccaaaatcccaaaatttggatcctaaatccccaaatctggTCCCAAATTCCGCGGATTTGACCCCAAACTCGGCCCCGGAGCAGCTCCggcagcagctgtggaaggGGAGGGGCCGAGTG ctccatttgCAGCAGCACCTGCGGTTCCTGAGCGCCGCCACCAGGGGGCGCCGAGCGGCGCTGAAACcgctgcaggagcag GTTGTGGGCATGGCAcaggcggggccgggctcggccCTTCCCCCTCTGGAGGGGGAGAGGCTGCGGCGCCggcagctggcactgggagcactgggagcactgggagaggagCCCCGCCCCCCGGCACAGGCCAGGCCCCCTCTGCgggggctggcacaggagatGGGCGTGGCTCAG GGCTCGCTGCTGTCCCAGGTGGCAATCTTGCGTCAGCAGCTccgccagggggcgctgcgCCTGCGCTGGGGGGCGGGGCCTGCCCTGGGGGTGGAGCCAGAGccgctggccccgcccccgctCACCGTGGATGTGGCCGAGCTGCTGGCCCGGCTGCGATTGGTCAGAGAAGGCTGTGAGCAGCGAATCAGGGTCTGGCCCCGCCTCCAGGAGCTCGTCAGCCAATG GTGGGCCCAGCCAGCTCAGTGGGTCCTGGCCATGCCCCCTGGCTGCGCCCCCTTCTCCCATTGGCTGCAGCGCTGGAGAGCCGCCGCCTACGCCCTGCAGGCCACGCCCATCCCCGAGGAGGCCCCACCCACCCCCGAGGAGGCCCTGCCCACCGTTGGGAAGGGGGAGGAGTAA